Within the Triticum aestivum cultivar Chinese Spring unplaced genomic scaffold, IWGSC CS RefSeq v2.1 scaffold219384, whole genome shotgun sequence genome, the region CCTGTTTTTGCGCGTAATTTTGGATTTGCATTTAATCTGACGTCTGGGTCAAATAATGGTTCTTATAGCTTAAAGGTGACTTAAAAATAGCAATATCTGAGTCACTtatgaagtactccctctgttcggaattacttgtcgtagaaatggatgtatctagatgtattttagttctagatacatccattttcgagaaaTAGGAAATTAACCTTGAGCTTCTCTTGCTTGAAAACTGGGTGGACAACTTTGCGCTGTCTCTTCCAGTCGTCTCCGTTTGCAAGCACAAGCCCTTTGCCAAAAAATACTTCCAAACTAGGGTTGAGGTAGTCCTTTTGGAATAAGTTTGTCCTGTCTGCGAGCACTTCTTTGACTAGCTCGATGTCAGTAGAACAGATTGACGGTATTGGTCCGAGCCAAAACAGAAATGTTTTTCCTAAACAAGATCggcttgagcaaattagttgaggATACATCTAGGCGGAGTCATTGAGACACAAAATGATCGTGAAGAAAAGTTCTTCCTTGCATATTTACCATAGTCAGAAGTGCATTTCTGGAAGAAAGGTTGCACGAGGGAGGTGTAGTCGTGGCAGCCGGCGTGGAGAGGCTTTGCTCTCCCAGCAACAATCATCCGCTTGCACTCCCCCAGGGACCCGACGGCGAATGTATACGGTGGCCCTCGAATGCCCTGTCGTCCTAGCGATCGGGTCACGGCGTAGGGCCTCCACACCAGATGCCATAGTGCCATGGCGTAATATCTGGAAATCACCAGCATCATGGTAAGAGCAGCAAAGCCTAGCACTACGTGAGCCAGCTCCATGAGTATTTTTATTGTGAACGTCTTGCTAAGCTGTGCCTGTATTTATATGCGATGGACGCATATGGTGAGGTTGTTATTTGTTAGAGCAACTCCAGCCGTTGGCCCCAGGAAgggctaaaaatcgccccctgaGGGTGCACCGGCGCTAACCCCCgcgctgggggcgtgatgccccccagtcgcgacGCCCACGTTGTTTTGAAAAATTTAAACACGGCGCGAATTCATTGCAAActtcggcgagttcgttcaaacttaaacatattttgtaaaaaagaagaaaaaaactacTAGGGGCCGCCACTCGCCGTCtccatcgccgctcctcgccgctccccgccgtccgccgcccgccctcgcagttctacatgccgaggaggctgtagaacttcgtgtagtcgctgccgccgtcgtcgtcgttgtcgttgccgccgcctccaccgccgccgtccctgctgcatcccttccccggttggcgcggcgggttggacggtccgggggcgtcctcgtcgtcgtcgctgtcgaggatgacgacgccgtgctcgtcctcgcgcccgcgCTTGCGGGCTTCGATCTCCTCCAGGGCttggcgctgccggaccatctcgtcgtggaggtagtcgtcccgcgcccactgcagggcgtcctcgtcggagaagccgcgccgggctatctcctcgtactccgcggggaggctgGGCTCCGGCTTgagctcgacgaggacgaagcggccggatgggggggtggagtcgccgatgcggacgctggagctgcgggtgcgcgcgctgaccggcgtgtcctggggctccggcttgacagggcggaggcagggagagcccgacgagcggccggaggaggaggacgcgccGGGCCGCTCCATACGCCTCGGAGTCCAAGAGCTCCCACGGCGGCGTGAGAAGgtcgggggagcggggtactcgaggcgcggcgtgttgccaccctcgatgtactcgaggacggcctccagcgtgcggccgggcacgccccaccaccggcgccgacccttggagttgagcctgccggagggcacgacgccgttcgtcgcctcgagctgctcggcgtgtcggcggcggaagtagggctcccagagcgggaGGTCGGGGGTGTACCGCGGGccttccctcgccgcccgcggcagggacgcgcggatgcgtgcgatctccgcacgccacGCCGCCCcggttggtggtggtggcgccggcacgccgccggcgctgatccgcCACGCCCCGGGCACTCGcatgtccggcggggccgggtactcggcctcgaagaggaggcgagcctcgtcctcgtgcAGATGGCGGCGCCCGAAACCATTCGCCGCTGCGccatcgcctgggaagcgctcggccatcctTCTGagctggagacggcgagaggagaaggggaagaagtggGTGCGTTGGCGGTGAAGTGTTTGTGCATGTCTCCGGCGCGCTGGTtctcggcttatataggcggaggcgccgcgcgGTAGGCTTGGCCGGCGCGTTACACGTGGCGGGAGgcgtggcgggcgaggggacgcgcgtcgcccggccttcactgcgccgcccgtgaggcatcaatggaggctgaccggcgcggcagcgcgcgcagctttggcattgatttgcCCCGggaacgaggcgatgaggacgacaaaACGGCAAGAAGCAAGTcaagtcgctgacgcggctggcccacgGCGCTTTCGCGCCAAAAAATATTCGCCCGGCGCTCCCGagcgcctccagcgcgccgggttcgagttgggtccgccggcgccaatttcggcccgagccggcgaaaaacgccCCCTGGAGGCACGACTGGACCGATTTTTTGACGCCGGCGGCTGGAA harbors:
- the LOC123176767 gene encoding cytochrome P450 709B2-like, with product MMLVISRYYAMALWHLVWRPYAVTRSLGRQGIRGPPYTFAVGSLGECKRMIVAGRAKPLHAGCHDYTSLVQPFFQKCTSDYGKTFLFWLGPIPSICSTDIELVKEVLADRTNLFQKDYLNPSLEVFFGKGLVLANGDDWKRQRKVVHPVFKQEKLKVNFLFLENGCI